A window of Xylanibacillus composti genomic DNA:
ATCACCTACAATGGAAATGGTGCTGAAGGTTCGGCTCCGAGTGACAGCAAGGCGTATTACCCTGGTATAGTCGATACGGTAGAAGTGTTAGGACAAGGAGATTTGACAAAGACGGGCCACTCGTTCGCGGGTTGGAATGCGACGGGTACCTTTAGCGAAGCGGTATATAAGGAAGGGGATACCTTCACGATTTCAGAGGAAACCACCTTGTATGCCGTATGGACCCCGAATCCATATCTGGTGACTTATAACGGCAATGGCGATGATGGTACAGGAGCCGCGCCGTCGGCAGTCACAGAAGGGTATGGCACAGACATAACGGTGTCAGGGAACACAGGCAATCTGGTCAAAGCGGGCTACTCGTTCGCAGGATGGAATACGGCGGCAGACGGAAGCGGAACGAGCTACCCGGCAGGATCAAGCTTCACGATTCCGGCATCGGATACCACGCTGTATGCGCAGTGGAAGATCAATGGTTATCCGGTGACTTATAACGGCAATGGCGATGACGGTACAGGGACCGTGCCGTCGGCAGTCACAGAAGAGTATGGCACAGCCGTAACGGTGTCAGGGAACACAGGCAATCTGGTCAAAGCGGGCTACTCGTTCGCAGGATGGAATACGGCGGCAGACGGAAGCGGAACGAGCTACCCAGCAGGATCAAGCTTCACGATTCCGGCATCGGCTACTACGCTGTACGCGCAGTGGCATAGCGGCAATGCGATGCTTGGAGATTTGTCCGTCAGTCCAGGAACGCTAGACTTCAATCCAAGTCAAGCGAACTATACGGTGGATGTGGGGCACGATGTTGAAAAAGTCGATATTTACATCTCAAAAGGCGACCCGACTCAAACATTGATGGTGCCCGACGCCGTCTATCAGTCGGTGACGGATAGCGTGTATCATTATGAGTTATCCAATCTTGTAGTGGGCGAAAACCCGTTACAAATTCAGGTTGCCGCGCAAGACGGCACTGATAATAAGTATAATCTGATCATTCAACGACTCAGCACTCAACCGCTCAGCAATAATGCCGATTTAAGCGGCTTGACGCTTTCAAACGGCGAGCTGTCCCCGGCGTTCGCAGCCTTGGAAACGTCGTATACAGCGGGAGTAAGGAACGGCGTTCGCAGCCTGACCGTCACGGCAGCGCTCGCGGATGGGAATGCTAGCGCCAAGGTAAGCGTGAACGATGGGGCAGCCGTTGCCCTCGCGAGTGGAACAGCGAGCGGGGAATTGGCTTTGAATGTGGGTGTCAATACGATTTCGATTGCGGTTACCGCAGAAGACGGCACATCCAAAACCTACACGATTGAAGTGACGCGGGCCCGTTCCTCTGGAGGCAGCACCGGGGGCAGCGGAGGCGGAGGTGGAGTACCGTCCGGGCCAATAGATCAGAATGAATCCGATCTCGCTGTGACGATTGACGGCGAAACCGAGCAAGCCATAGCCACGGCAACCGCCTCTGAGCAGAATGGACAGGCTGTGCTGTATGTGACCGTGGACGCAGCGAAGCTGACAGAACGGTTGACGCATGCTGCCAGTCAGTCGGTAGTGACCATACCTGTCGCCTCAATGGCCGATAAAGTGACGGTTGCCCTCACAGGCGAGGCGGTCAAGGCCATGGAGAACAAGCAAGCGACATTGGATGTTCGAACACCGAACGGCAGCTATACGCTTCCGGCGTCGGAAATAGCTATCGAACAGCTTGCCGCACAGCTGGGAGCAGG
This region includes:
- a CDS encoding S-layer homology domain-containing protein, with protein sequence MEGYSNVAFAILGINNSGELALVDGRTEVFALADSVTFRNYDVEDPQHLVTSTSGGFSSFTTDGQVMFVMKTDELDLEQLTLHSGPTLLQELQEEPLHITYNGNGAEGSAPSDSKAYYPGIVDTVEVLGQGDLTKTGHSFAGWNATGTFSEAVYKEGDTFTISEETTLYAVWTPNPYLVTYNGNGDDGTGAAPSAVTEGYGTDITVSGNTGNLVKAGYSFAGWNTAADGSGTSYPAGSSFTIPASDTTLYAQWKINGYPVTYNGNGDDGTGTVPSAVTEEYGTAVTVSGNTGNLVKAGYSFAGWNTAADGSGTSYPAGSSFTIPASATTLYAQWHSGNAMLGDLSVSPGTLDFNPSQANYTVDVGHDVEKVDIYISKGDPTQTLMVPDAVYQSVTDSVYHYELSNLVVGENPLQIQVAAQDGTDNKYNLIIQRLSTQPLSNNADLSGLTLSNGELSPAFAALETSYTAGVRNGVRSLTVTAALADGNASAKVSVNDGAAVALASGTASGELALNVGVNTISIAVTAEDGTSKTYTIEVTRARSSGGSTGGSGGGGGVPSGPIDQNESDLAVTIDGETEQAIATATASEQNGQAVLYVTVDAAKLTERLTHAASQSVVTIPVASMADKVTVALTGEAVKAMENKQATLDVRTPNGSYTLPASEIAIEQLAAQLGAGIALENITVHVDIAKSGSAAAELLESASIQGNFTVIVPPVDFTVTAEFNGQAVQVTKFNAFVEREIPIPAGVDASMITAAVVLNEDGTTRSVPMKIVTRDGVAYAVINSLTNSTYALVSYPVAFSDVEQHWAKNAVNNMGSRMVISGFEDGQFQPDQAITRAEFAAILVRGLGLKPEEGTSSFSDVRANAWYSSAVNTATAYGLINGFEDGAFRPNDKITREQAMVIIAKAMAITELQGASSEQSAAANLQSFTDASDVSNWAKNGVADSVQAGIVSGRGSDSLAPQDLMTRAEVAAIIERLLESAELI